Below is a genomic region from Gemmatimonas sp..
CCGGCCGGCGCTCTAACACCAGGCGCAGGGCATCGTGGCCGTCATGAGCGACGGATACATGATGCCTACCCAACTCCAGCAGAGTTGCCAAGCTCTCCGCTGCGTCGACGTTGTCATCGGCGACCAGTATCTTCAGCACTGCACTGGTCTTGCCTATCGGCGCCACCTGATCCTGGCTTGCAGGGGCATCGACTTGCTGCGGTTGGACGACTGGAAGACGCACTGTGAAGGTGCTGCCTTTGCCTTCTCCTGGGCTGGCAGCCGTGACGGTGCCGCCGTGCATCTCGACAAGGCTCCGAACCAGCGACAAACCGATGCCCAGCCCGCCCTGCGAGCGGGCTGCGGCGGTGGGCACCTGGAAAAACATGTCGAACAAGGTTGGCAAAGCCTGCTGCGGGATCCCGATGCCGTTGTCGGTCACGGCGATCACTGCGTGCTGTCCCTCGTGGCCTACCGACAACTCGATTCGCCCGTGCTCCGGCGTGTACTTCGCGGCGTTTGTCAGCAGGTTGCCAAGCACTTGCACCAGCCGCACCGGGTCGCCGTCGACCACCAGTGAATCATCAGCCATGCGCAGTTCCAGCGCATGATGCCCGGATTCCATGGCTGCCAGGCTCGACTCCACAGCGTCGGTCACGATTGCTCTGAGCACCACCTTTTCCTTGCGAAGCTCAACTTTGCCGCTGCTGATCCTGGCAACGTCGAGAAGATCGTCAATCAGATGCACCATGTGGCCGATCTGCCGCTTCATCATGTCCCGGACCTTGGCTGCGGTCTCCGGGTTGTTCCCGGCCAGTTGGAGCACTTCCAGTCCGTTTCGTATGGGTGCAAGCGGGTTGCGCAACTCATGCGCCAAAGTCGCCAAGAACTCCGTCTTGCGGTGATCGGCCTCGCTCAGGCGCGCTGAAAGCTGGCGCAGGTTTTCCTCCACCTGCTTTCGCTCCGTGATGTCAACGGCGACTCCGGCAAACTGCTTATTGCCGGTTTCCTCGTCTGTGATCATCCGGCCTTTGGCGGTAACCCAAACAATGTTTCCTAATGGATGAACGACTCGATAATCTATTTCGTAATTGCCTTCGGTCTCTATCGCACGTGCTACCGCCTCTAAAACGAGCGGGCGGTCTTCAGAGTGAATCCTGTCAGTGAGGTAGCGAATCTCGGTACCCTCGTTCGCTACGGAAGAATCGACTCCAAAGAGTTCGGCAAATCGGGCGTCCATGACAACGATGTTCGTTTTCGGATCTACTACCCAGGTGCCAATGTTGCCGGACGCTTCAAACGAAGTCCGGTAACGTTCTTCGCTTCGGCGCAATGCTTCTTGAGTGGTCTGGCGTGCCTCGATCTCGCGCCGGTGGTCCAGGATCAAGGCTGCGGTGTTAACCAGCAGCGCCATCGCTTCTTTCTCTGCTGGGGCGGGGACATGCACGTCGCGGCGGTAGCAGGCCAGTGTGCCGAGCACGGCACCGCCCGGCGAGCGGATGGGCTGCGACCAGCATGAGCGCAACCCGTGCGGAAGAGCCAATTCTTTGACGTCCCGCCACAAGGGGTCAGTGGCGATGTCAGAGACAATGACTTCCTTGTTGAAGTGTGCCGCCGTCCCGCACGAGCCGGCGTTCGGGCCGGTCGCCATCCCGTCGATGGCTGCGCAATATGCCTGCGGAAGCGATGGAGCTGCGCCATGCCGCAGATGACCATCCTGCGCAAGCAGCACGGAGACCAATATGGCCTCCTCAGAGTAGGCCTCCGCAGCCCGCACAAGGGTACCGAGCACTTGCTCCAGTGGTGCTCCGGACACCGCCTGCTCCATGGCGAGCTTTTGGGCGTCGGCAAGGATTCCGGTCCGCTCCCGGGCACGCAGTAGCTCTTGCAGCGCGGTAATGTCGCGCGACACAGACAAGAAGCCCTGTAGTTGCCCATGAGCCCCATGGATCGGCGACACACGAACGTCCCAGAATTTCGGCACGCCTTTCGCTGTCGGGCAGAAGGCAGTGAACTGTCCCAGCTTGCCTTGGCGCGCCTGCTCCAGCGCCGATTCGATCTGTTGGCGCGACTCCCCTGGCCACAAGGTCGTCCATGGAAGTCCACACATCTGGTTCAGGTCATCGACCTCCATCAAGCACTGGCCGTTCCGGTTCATGGACACGAGATTGCCCTGAAGATCGAGTACCTTCGCACAGTCAGGGCTGCTTTCGAACAGCAAATCAGTGGTCAGCGGCACAGCAGACGAGGCAGGTACTGCGGAATCCATGACTGAGCTTTCCCGGTAAAAAATATTTGGACCCGACCGTACGGCTTGACGGGTGGAGATTTTTTCAGCAACGCGGCCTGCAGCGACGAATGCGGTCCCGGATTCCGCACCATGCGCATCTTGAAAGTAGGGCGAAGTCATCGGGATAGGAATTTCAATCGCGGTGTGGAGTGAGCCGGCATCGACTCGAAAGAGCACCTCGGGTGGCCGTGCACGATGCACGACGTCGGCACCTGGTACGACGACCTGATCCGGCTGTACCGCGCGGCGGCCGAGCCGCAAGGGGAAGTAAGCGGAGGAGGGCCGCGAGCGGGTCGACCAACGCGACTCCGCCGACGTCGAACGGCGTGGTTCGGGTTCCGTCGGCGCGCCGGTGAGAGCCCGAGGATACCGCAGTTCGCGACGGCCAGCACCCGTGACGGGGCTCCTGTAGTCGAGGTTTGAAGGCGAGGAGATTCTTGGCTTCAGCAACCGCTGGTGCGCGTACGCCGTGGAGAACGCCACGCCCGTCGTACCAGTTCTACAAGCCCTGGGTCATGGCGGGAGTGAAGATCGAGCGCTGATCTGAAGCCCGTGATCCGACTCGACCGAGCGTCTTCCGATCTATATTCCTGCTACGAGTACCACGACTCCTACAGGAAACGAATGCGCGCACACCGGGGAAGGCAACTCGCGAACGCCACGACCGCGCTCATCGTGGTGGCGGTACTCGCCGTGCTGTACAGCCTGTACTTCGCCCGGGCGTTTCTCGTGCCCATCGCGTTCGCGTTGCTGCTGGATTTTCTCCTGAGCCCGCTCGTGCGTCTGTTGGGCAAGGCGCGCATTCCAACGCCTGCTGGTGCGGCGATCGTCGTGTTGACGCTCGTGGGTTCGATCGGGTTTGGTGCCTATCAGCTCGGCGGGACTGCGCAACGCTTTCTCGACGAAGCGCCGCAGGGCATCGCCAGAGCACAGGCGCAGATCGGGAAGTTGCTGCGACCGCTGGCCCGCGTGTCGGCGAACGCGGAGAAGGTAGCAGCGGTGGCTGGCGCGCCAGCGCCCGGCAAGCAACCAGCGCAAGTCGTCGTGGTTGGTCCGTCCATGGCCACGCGCCTGGCCGGCACGACCCAGCGATTCCTCGGAGCGTTGCTGCAGATCCTCATGCTGCTATTCTTTCTGCTCGCGGGCGGTGATCTCTTCCTCGAGAAAACCATCAGCCTTTTACCGTTGTTGACCGACAAGAAGAAAGCGGTCCGCATCGCGCGCGACATCGAATCGTCCGTGTCCACCTATCTCATCGCGAATCTCGGCCTCAACATCGTCGAGGGAGCGATCGTCGGCGTCGCGCTCTGGGCGATCGGACTCCCGAACGCGTTGCTCTGGTCACTCATCGTGGTCGCGATGGAATTCATTCCGTTCGTCGGCGCGATTATCATGGTGGGTTTGCTCTCGCTGGCGTCGCTCGCCTCATTCACCGACTTGCCGCACATCCTGATGGTGCCCGGTGCATACCTGATCGCGAATTTCGTTCAGGGCAATGTCGTGTCCACGATGGTCTTGGGGAAACGACTGGCGCTCAACTCTGTCGCACTCTTCGTGGGACTCGCCTTCTGGTTCTGGATCTGGGGACTTCCCGGCGCATTCATTGGCGTGCCACTGATGTCCGTGTTCAAGATCTGCTGCGATCACATCGATTCTCTGGCGCCGTTCGGGGAACTGCTTGGCGCACGCGCCGATCCGAAGCAACCCCTGATGCCTTCCGAAACGATTGCCGTGTGAGCGCGTGACCATCTGGTTCCATCGCGTCGGACGCCTTGACTCCGTGCCTCACTCGTATGGCGTCCAACGCGTTCCCACGTCAGCCTCAACGGTGGCGTCCGCGAGCTCACCAAGGCGGAAGGAATGACTCGTCCCGGTGACATGCTGCGATGGCCACTCGTGCTCCCAGACGGCGAAGCGCCGGATGGCCGGTCGCTCTTCTACGTGGCGAACCTGCGTAACCTGATGGAAGCAACGCTATTACCCGGGGCCAGAATGGGTGTGACCCGGCGACGCATCGCGACGTGGTCGCCGTTCCTCACGCCCGGAGCAAGCAATCGCCCAGCATATACTCTCTCCCCCGACGGGAAGCGATTCGTTGGGCTGTCGCACGTCAATCTCGACGCGAAGCTCGTCGTCATCACCAACTGGCTCGCGGAGCTGCGGCGAGCGCAGGCCGCGCCGACGGCGCGCTGAGCAGGCTCCGAGGTAGCACGTGACGCAGTGTCGTTGTTAGGCGATGGACCTCGCCATGATCTGGCGGAGCGCAAACGTCGCGTGGTCACGCACGAGCAACTCATCGTGCTGTAATGCGGCCTCGAGCACCGGTACGTCTTCCATTGTCCCGACGTTGCCGAGTACCACGGCCGCGTTGCGCGCGAGCCCGCGCCGCTTCGCGCGCTTCATCGCACTGCCCTTGAAGCGTGCACTGAACTCGCTTTGTGACATCGTGAGAAAATCGCGCGCGAGCGCTCGTGCATCGCGCGATGCCAACCCGTCGCGCGCGGCGAATGCCGGCTCGCGTAACGCCGTGGTAAACGATACGTTCCACGGACACACCTCCTGGCAGGTGTGCCGGCAAAACCGTTTTCGGATTGACCTGTCGACGGCTAGGCTAACTCTCAAAAAGGCACAGAGTTAGCAGCGGCGGTCGCGCGCAGGAGGACATCCCGCTCCAACTGCACGACCTCAGCGAACACGCCTGACCATTCAGCGGGTCATGAGCGTCGACTAGGCCGGCAAGCGGGTGGTCGTTGACGGAACCAAGTCCCAGAACGGCCTCCTCACGATCGAATTGCGGCCAGTGTTCGCGTATCCAGCTCCGGCGAGAGATCCACGAGGGGTCGAAACCGACGGACTTGCCTCTGTGGGCCGATCGCGGGCGATCCGAACGTGTGGGATGCGTAGAAAGCGGCGTGTGCGCGTGCCGGCGTCCGATCAGTGCGCGTCACGCCGCACCGATGCCCGACGGCTTTCCGGAGTTCGCACCCGACCTCGCGGTGGAGGTGCGTTCGCCGAGTGATCGCACCGGCGCAGTCGTGGCGAAGGTCAGCGATTGGTTGTCGGGGGGAACTACACTGGTCTGGGTAATCGATCCCCCGCGCGAGCAGGTCGTGGTATATCGCGCCGACGGCACGGTGTCGGTCTTGGCCATGGGAGATGTGCTCAGCGGCGAGGAACTCCTCCCCGACTTCGCGTTGTCGCCGCAGGAGTTGTTCGCGGCAACGTGAGCGCTAGGCCCATCTCAGGGCGCTGCCGTAAAGGAGGCGAAGCAATCATCGACGTCGCGGCCACCCCCACGAAAGGAGCTCCCGGCAAAAATTGGCGCAATCGTCCGGCCCGCATCAGGTTTTTTGGACGAGGTCGAATTTGCGAGGCTCGATGGCCGTTCGGCCAGCGAGTGAGATTCCCACGATCTATGAGGGATACTCCTATGACACGTACGCGATTTTCAGCCGTCGTCATCCTCACGCTCTGCGCTCCGCTCACACTCGCTGCGCAGTCAATCTCGATAGGACTGCGCGGGACTGGCGGAATGCCCGTCGGCGCCTTCGCGGAATCGGCTGGCGCCAGCAACACGGCGGTGGTAGATGGCGCGAAGAGCGGGTTTGGATATGGACTCGATCTTGGCGTTTCGATGGGAGTGTTTGGCGTGTACGTCGGATTCGACCACATCAACTTTGATTGCGAGACCGTTAGCTGCAGCAGCCAGGGCAAGTACAAGCTGCAGGGCGTCGCTGCTGGGTTGAAGCTCAGTCCCGCAAGCCAAGGGAGGTTCCATCCGTATGTCAAAGGCGGCGTCACTTTCAACGGCCTGGAAGGCGCATACGGCAGTGGAGCGTCAACGTCACTGACGACTGATCGTGCACCAGGCTATGAGGTCGGTGTAGGAGCCAACGTGTCGTTGGGGGGACTGATCTTCCTTACCCCACAGCTGCGGTATGTGGGTCAGAATCTCAAGGCAAAGATTCCCGGTGTCTCGGCGCCGTCAGCGAAGTCGGACGCGATCAACTATGCGACATTCGATCTCGGACTCAGCTTCGCCACGCCATTCGGCGGGCGGCGCTAGCTTAGGTTGTCAGCTCTCAGCCTCACCCCTCCCGAGGTTTCAACGCGCATCACTGTCTCGCTCGTTGCTCTTTTCCTCGCGACCTCCGCACTCGCCGCGCAGGTCGCCCGAATTACCGTTTCACCCGCAAACGCCACAGTCGTTTCTGGTGATTCGCGCTCGGAACGGCGAATCGTCCGCCAGCTCCACCGAGAACTTCGCATTCCACGGACACACACGCCGGGGTGTGCGCCGGGACAACCGTTTCGCGCTTCCGTTGTCGACCGGCCGCGGAACACGAAGCACGGGAGGGAGTTAGCGCCAAACTGGCATAGTACGCTGGCGCACTCGGGCTAGATTTCTCCGATGTCAGCGACCGTGCTGCGCGACGGCCCCTTCTGGCTGTTCTTCTTCTGTCGCGAGGAGGAGCGCACGCATGTCCACGTCGCCCATCCAGACGGTGAAGCGAAGTTCTGGCTTGAACCCCGAGTTGAGCTCGCAACGCAGACCGGCCTCTCATCGGCGCCGATTCGCAGTGCGCAGCACGTCGTCGAGCGGCATATAGAGGAGGTTCGTCATGCTTGGACCAGGCACTTCGGTCGCTGAGGTTACACACGTCTCACGACACGGCTTCTGGCTACTGCTGGATGCCGAAGAGCTGCTCGTTCCGTTCACGTCCTTTCCGTGGTTTCGACAGGCCACGATCGACCAACTCGTGGACGTACAGTGGCCATCGGCGGATCACTTGTACTGGCCGCAACTCGACGTGGATCTGTCGGTCGCCTCCATTCGCAACCCGGACGACTTTCCGCTGATCGCGCGCGTCACGGCGTAGTGCGGCACATCAGGCTTGGCGACGGGGACACCTACGACGAGCAGCCGATGGCCAACCTCAGCTCGGAAGCCATCGAAGAGAGCCGCATCCTCGCCTCCCTGGGGCGCGCTGACCATGACGACATCGGCGTGTGCGGACTACCGCGCCTCGGAACTGCGTAGTCGCGCCATCGACCACGCCGCATGCTCGCGCACGATCTCGTGATCATGCACCAGCATCGCCTCGAGCACCGCGAGATTTTCGTCCGTTCCGACATTCCCCAGCACCACGCACGCGTTCCGCTTGAGCATCCACAGCTTCGCGCGCGTGATCGCGCTGCCCTTGAACGCCGCCGCGTAATCCGCCGCGTCCATCAGAAAGATCTCGCGCGCCAGCGCCCGCGTGCCTTCGCGTGACCCCGCATCGAAAAACAGCTCGCGCGGACGGAACGCCGCTTCACGCAGCGCCGTCGCGAACGTCACGTTCCACGGACACACCTCCTGGGACATCTGTCGGCAAAACCGTTTTCTGGTCGAACTCCGGACAGGCTCTCTATCCCTCAAGAATACAGAGGGTTAGCCGATGCGGTCTCCCGGATGTCGAGCATCCGCTTGGGCGATCAGCCCACGCAAAGCGGTCCGCCCATTTCACTCCGGGCAGAGAAGTCACAGGAATCACGTGGACGGATCTACCCGATGGAATGCTGGGGCACACTGAGGTTCGTGAACTTGCGCCGCTGCGCGCAGTTCCTGGTGAACGCGATCCGCAGTCACACAGGGAACTCGTCCTCGTGACGAGCGATTACGGCGCACCTCAACGCGACTCTTTCGCGAAGTACACCTGTCGCGTTGGACGTGTAGAAGCACAGCCACCGACTCAGGTCACTGGCTCATCGACTGACGAAGCTGCGCCTCACGTCGGAACGCATGCGGCGCCTTCCCCGTCCACCGCCGGAACGCGCGATGAAACGCACTCGGCTCCGAGAACCCGAGCAGGAATCCCACCTGCCCGGCCGAGGTATGGGAGTTCGCGAGATGACTGATGGCGAGGTCACGGCGCAGTGCATCGACGAGCTGCTGGAACGACGTGCCGTCGCTGCGCAGCACGCGCTGCAGGTTGCGCTCGCTCATCGCCAGTTCGCGCGCGACTTCGGAGAGCGTCGGCACCACGCCCTTCATTCGCGCGGCCACCACCTCCATCACGCGGCGGGATGGGGTTCCGTGGTGCTCGAGGCGTGCGAGCACTTCGTCGGCGTGTCGTTCGAAGACGGCGAGCAGCGCCGGGTTCGCCGAGAGGAGCGGTTCGCCGACATGTGCCAGCGGGATCATGAATCGGTACTCGCTCATGCCGAAGTGCACCGGCGCGCCTAGCAAGCGCTCGTACTCCGCCAACTCCTCGGGTTGTGGCGCCGGTTGCCGGAACCAGACGGCCGACGCCGTGAGCGGCTTGGCCGTGAGGCGGCCGAGTTCGCGCGCGAGTCCGCCCCACATGGTGTCCATCGCTTCGCGCGGTCGCCGCA
It encodes:
- a CDS encoding ATP-binding protein; protein product: MRLGRRAVQPDQVVVPGADVVHRARPPEVLFRVDAGSLHTAIEIPIPMTSPYFQDAHGAESGTAFVAAGRVAEKISTRQAVRSGPNIFYRESSVMDSAVPASSAVPLTTDLLFESSPDCAKVLDLQGNLVSMNRNGQCLMEVDDLNQMCGLPWTTLWPGESRQQIESALEQARQGKLGQFTAFCPTAKGVPKFWDVRVSPIHGAHGQLQGFLSVSRDITALQELLRARERTGILADAQKLAMEQAVSGAPLEQVLGTLVRAAEAYSEEAILVSVLLAQDGHLRHGAAPSLPQAYCAAIDGMATGPNAGSCGTAAHFNKEVIVSDIATDPLWRDVKELALPHGLRSCWSQPIRSPGGAVLGTLACYRRDVHVPAPAEKEAMALLVNTAALILDHRREIEARQTTQEALRRSEERYRTSFEASGNIGTWVVDPKTNIVVMDARFAELFGVDSSVANEGTEIRYLTDRIHSEDRPLVLEAVARAIETEGNYEIDYRVVHPLGNIVWVTAKGRMITDEETGNKQFAGVAVDITERKQVEENLRQLSARLSEADHRKTEFLATLAHELRNPLAPIRNGLEVLQLAGNNPETAAKVRDMMKRQIGHMVHLIDDLLDVARISSGKVELRKEKVVLRAIVTDAVESSLAAMESGHHALELRMADDSLVVDGDPVRLVQVLGNLLTNAAKYTPEHGRIELSVGHEGQHAVIAVTDNGIGIPQQALPTLFDMFFQVPTAAARSQGGLGIGLSLVRSLVEMHGGTVTAASPGEGKGSTFTVRLPVVQPQQVDAPASQDQVAPIGKTSAVLKILVADDNVDAAESLATLLELGRHHVSVAHDGHDALRLVLERRPDLAFLDIGMPGLNGCEVARMVRQTSGTNQTVLVALTGWGAHDDQGQAREAGFDHHLTKPAGIEAINALLEAAHSARAAT
- a CDS encoding AI-2E family transporter — its product is MRAHRGRQLANATTALIVVAVLAVLYSLYFARAFLVPIAFALLLDFLLSPLVRLLGKARIPTPAGAAIVVLTLVGSIGFGAYQLGGTAQRFLDEAPQGIARAQAQIGKLLRPLARVSANAEKVAAVAGAPAPGKQPAQVVVVGPSMATRLAGTTQRFLGALLQILMLLFFLLAGGDLFLEKTISLLPLLTDKKKAVRIARDIESSVSTYLIANLGLNIVEGAIVGVALWAIGLPNALLWSLIVVAMEFIPFVGAIIMVGLLSLASLASFTDLPHILMVPGAYLIANFVQGNVVSTMVLGKRLALNSVALFVGLAFWFWIWGLPGAFIGVPLMSVFKICCDHIDSLAPFGELLGARADPKQPLMPSETIAV
- a CDS encoding Uma2 family endonuclease, translated to MPDGFPEFAPDLAVEVRSPSDRTGAVVAKVSDWLSGGTTLVWVIDPPREQVVVYRADGTVSVLAMGDVLSGEELLPDFALSPQELFAAT
- a CDS encoding outer membrane beta-barrel protein, whose product is MTRTRFSAVVILTLCAPLTLAAQSISIGLRGTGGMPVGAFAESAGASNTAVVDGAKSGFGYGLDLGVSMGVFGVYVGFDHINFDCETVSCSSQGKYKLQGVAAGLKLSPASQGRFHPYVKGGVTFNGLEGAYGSGASTSLTTDRAPGYEVGVGANVSLGGLIFLTPQLRYVGQNLKAKIPGVSAPSAKSDAINYATFDLGLSFATPFGGRR
- a CDS encoding DUF4160 domain-containing protein translates to MSATVLRDGPFWLFFFCREEERTHVHVAHPDGEAKFWLEPRVELATQTGLSSAPIRSAQHVVERHIEEVRHAWTRHFGR
- a CDS encoding DUF2442 domain-containing protein; this encodes MLGPGTSVAEVTHVSRHGFWLLLDAEELLVPFTSFPWFRQATIDQLVDVQWPSADHLYWPQLDVDLSVASIRNPDDFPLIARVTA
- a CDS encoding HEAT repeat domain-containing protein, whose protein sequence is MTFATALREAAFRPRELFFDAGSREGTRALAREIFLMDAADYAAAFKGSAITRAKLWMLKRNACVVLGNVGTDENLAVLEAMLVHDHEIVREHAAWSMARLRSSEAR
- a CDS encoding helix-turn-helix domain-containing protein gives rise to the protein MVREATTAYCRCTFVEGTDNYLLRRPREAMDTMWGGLARELGRLTAKPLTASAVWFRQPAPQPEELAEYERLLGAPVHFGMSEYRFMIPLAHVGEPLLSANPALLAVFERHADEVLARLEHHGTPSRRVMEVVAARMKGVVPTLSEVARELAMSERNLQRVLRSDGTSFQQLVDALRRDLAISHLANSHTSAGQVGFLLGFSEPSAFHRAFRRWTGKAPHAFRREAQLRQSMSQ